The DNA sequence TCTTCCAGTGCTCGAGGAACACAGCCATCCGCTGCTGATAGAGAGCATTGTTACCGGTACCCAGCCCGTACCAGATGTGATCCGGCTCGTTGAATGGCACGTAGACGAACCGGTCCGCATGCGGGCTGTCCACGACCTGATCGACCACCCACGCCAGCTTCTCCATGTAGACGTCGAAGCAGACGTCGTTACATGGGACCACTCCGCCCGGGTTCTCGTATTCCCATTCCTCGAACATGTCCTGCACGTAGATCTGGATGTACTCGCCACCGGTTCGGAAGAACGGCTCAGCCACCACAAGCGAGTCACCGTTGGGGTGCTGGGCGCCGGCCGGCGGCTTCTGGGCGATGCTGTGCATCCGCAGCGGTTCGAGAGTGTTGTCGCTGGGGACGCCGTCGTCGCTCAGGCCGTACAGGACACCGCTACCTGCGCCGAAGAACTCGCCGGTGCGCTGACCAAGATCCACGCGCAGCTCTTGGGCTCCGTCCGCCCGGGCTTCTTGCTGGGACGTGGTCACCGCGGTGACTGTACCGGCCACGACGCTCAACGTCGCGACCAGAGTGATCCATCTTCGCATGTCTTCTCCATTTCGCGTTCCATCGGACAGACAACGGCTCCCCTGGTACTGCGCGAGACCCTCCCTTCACGGTTGTTGGTCGGCGGGCATGCCCTCGCCCCACGTGCGCCGTCAGCCACTCACTTGACGGCGCCGCTGGTGATGCCCGAGATGATGCGCCGCTGCGCCACGACGAACACCACGACCAGCGGCAGGCTCATGACGACGACGTAGGTGAAAATGAGATGCCAGTTGTTGAGGTATAGGCCGGCGCTGGCCACCTGGAACAGGTTCAGTGGCAGCGTGTCGATGCGCCCGCCGATGACGAAGAACGCGTAGAAGACGTCGTTCCATACGTACAGGCAGATGAGGATCGTTGCGGTGGCCAGGACCGGGCGCAGTAGCGGCAGGATGATCCGGCCGAATACCTTGACCGGGCCCGCACCGTCCACCCTGGCCGCTTCCTCCAGCTGCGTCGGAATGGTGCGGATGAAACCGGTCACGAAGAAGACAACCGTGGACATGTAGATGCCCATGTAGACGCCGATCATCCCGACGGCGGTACCGGCGAGACCGAGCTGACGCAACAGCAACACGATCGTCACCACGGCGGGCGGCAACACGATTCCGCTGATCGCCCCGGCGTAGAGGACCGAGAAGAACCGGCTACTGCGGCGAGCCAGGATCCACGCGGCCATGGACCCGAGCACCAGCACTCCGAATACGGCCGGCACCATCACGAGCATGCTCCCGGCGAATGCCGCGGGCACCCGACCGCGGTCCCACACCTCGCCGATGTTGTCGAGCAGGTGCCACTCGGTCGGCAGGGAGAAGTCCGGCGTGAGCGCCTCGCCTTGGGATTTCCCGGCGGTCGCGACGACGAGCCACAACGGCACACCGATGAGCACCACCACGAGGATGACGACGACGACCGGCTGCAGCCGCGCCGCGATCCCACGGGCTTCGGACCGGGTCGACGTCCTCCGCCTTTGCGGGCCGGTGCGGGGCTCGGCGACTGTAGCGCTCACAGCACCTCCTCCCGTTTGCGCAGAGTCCGGATCAACGGGAAGGCCAGCAACACGACCGTCAGGAACAGGATTAGGCTCATCGTCGTGGCCTGGGCGAACAAACCCTGGCCGAATGTCCGGTAGATGAAGATGTTGAGGATCTCGGTGGTGCGGGCCGGGCCGCCCTCGGTGGTGGCCTGGACGATGTCGAAGCCGTTCATCGAGCCGAGCAGAGCGGTGGCCACGCTGAATGTCACGGCCGGCGCCAGCAAGGGGAACCGCACTGCCCAGAACGCCTTCCACGCAGACGCGCCGTCGATCCGGGCAGCTTCGAGAATGTCCTCCGGCATGGTCTTGAGCCCGGCCAGGTAGATCAGCATGGACAGGCCCATCCATTTCCACGCGTGGATCAACGCGACGACGACGATCGTCCAGGTGGTGTCGCCCAACCAGGCAATGGTGACGTCGGTGCCCAGTACGGCGCCCACCGCACCGTTGAGCGCGCCGTCGGGCTTGAGCAGTGCCTGGAAGATGTAGCCGACCGCCAACGCGGACATCACCACCGGGATGAAGAAGCAGACCCGCGCGAACCTGTTCAACCGGGTGTCGCGCTCGAGGAGGACCGCCAGCGCAAGGCCGAACACGTTCTGGAAGATCGCGACCAGCAACGCGTAGACCAGGGTGATCCGCAGCGAGCCGAACAGGGTGCCGGTGACGGTGAGGTCCCGGAAGTTCTTGAACCCCACGAAGTCGATCTCGCTCTTGAACCCCGACCAATCGGTGAAGGCGTAGACGAAGTTGAACAGCGTGGGAAGGAAGAAGAAGATTCCGAGCACCGCAAATGCGGGAACGAGAAACAGCCCCGGGTGATTGGCACGCTCACGCCTACTCTGACCGCCCTGACCACCTGGCCGGCCACGCCGGGCCGGAGACCGCCCGGACCGCCGATCATCCCCGCGCACCGCGATGTCCGCGTCACCTGCGACAGCCATCTGCCTAGAAGCCCTCCGCGCCGGCCGCCTGTGCCAGCTGCGCGAACTGCGCCTGTGTCGCGGCGGCCACCTCCTCGGGGGTCATGGCGCCGTTCAGCATGTCGGCCAGGTTCAGATACAGGTC is a window from the Phytoactinopolyspora mesophila genome containing:
- a CDS encoding ABC transporter permease subunit, which gives rise to MAARLQPVVVVILVVVLIGVPLWLVVATAGKSQGEALTPDFSLPTEWHLLDNIGEVWDRGRVPAAFAGSMLVMVPAVFGVLVLGSMAAWILARRSSRFFSVLYAGAISGIVLPPAVVTIVLLLRQLGLAGTAVGMIGVYMGIYMSTVVFFVTGFIRTIPTQLEEAARVDGAGPVKVFGRIILPLLRPVLATATILICLYVWNDVFYAFFVIGGRIDTLPLNLFQVASAGLYLNNWHLIFTYVVVMSLPLVVVFVVAQRRIISGITSGAVK
- a CDS encoding carbohydrate ABC transporter permease, which codes for MAVAGDADIAVRGDDRRSGRSPARRGRPGGQGGQSRRERANHPGLFLVPAFAVLGIFFFLPTLFNFVYAFTDWSGFKSEIDFVGFKNFRDLTVTGTLFGSLRITLVYALLVAIFQNVFGLALAVLLERDTRLNRFARVCFFIPVVMSALAVGYIFQALLKPDGALNGAVGAVLGTDVTIAWLGDTTWTIVVVALIHAWKWMGLSMLIYLAGLKTMPEDILEAARIDGASAWKAFWAVRFPLLAPAVTFSVATALLGSMNGFDIVQATTEGGPARTTEILNIFIYRTFGQGLFAQATTMSLILFLTVVLLAFPLIRTLRKREEVL